The proteins below are encoded in one region of Bacillus vallismortis:
- a CDS encoding ribitol-5-phosphate dehydrogenase produces MINQTYRLVSARQFEVTYKDKVVHSDKVVIRPTHLSICAADQRYYTGSRGKEAMDKKLPMALIHEGIGKVMFDPTGTFKVGTRVVMVPNTPVEEHEVIAENYLRSSRFRSSGYDGFMQDYMFMAPDRLVELPESINPHVAAFTELITIAVHALSRFERMAHKKRDTFGVWGDGNLGFIMTLLLKKKYPDSKVFIFGKTPYKLDHFSFVDAAYQINDIPEDVKIDHAFECVGGRGSESAIDQIIAQVHPEACVALLGVSEYPVEIETRMVLEKGITLIGSSRSGREDFARTVDFLAQYPEVVDYLETLVGGRFPVRSIEEITNAFEADLTSSWGKTVIEWDI; encoded by the coding sequence ATGATTAATCAAACATATCGTTTAGTTTCTGCCCGACAGTTTGAAGTGACATATAAAGATAAAGTTGTCCATTCTGATAAGGTCGTTATCCGGCCTACCCATTTATCCATCTGCGCTGCCGACCAGCGCTATTATACCGGCTCACGCGGCAAAGAAGCGATGGATAAAAAATTGCCGATGGCTCTGATCCATGAAGGAATCGGGAAAGTCATGTTTGATCCGACAGGCACATTTAAAGTCGGAACCCGGGTTGTTATGGTGCCGAATACACCGGTTGAAGAGCATGAAGTCATCGCGGAGAATTACCTGCGTTCCAGCAGATTCCGTTCAAGCGGCTATGATGGATTTATGCAGGATTATATGTTCATGGCTCCGGATCGGCTCGTTGAACTTCCAGAAAGCATTAATCCGCATGTCGCAGCTTTTACTGAGCTTATTACGATTGCTGTTCACGCGCTTTCCCGCTTTGAGCGTATGGCGCACAAGAAGCGTGACACATTCGGTGTCTGGGGAGACGGAAATCTCGGGTTTATCATGACGCTTCTATTGAAGAAGAAATATCCGGACAGCAAAGTGTTTATCTTCGGAAAAACACCTTATAAGCTTGATCATTTTTCTTTTGTTGACGCAGCTTATCAAATTAACGACATTCCTGAGGATGTCAAAATCGACCATGCCTTTGAATGTGTAGGCGGACGAGGCAGTGAAAGCGCAATTGATCAGATCATTGCCCAAGTTCATCCTGAAGCTTGTGTAGCGCTCTTAGGCGTATCTGAATACCCTGTTGAAATTGAAACCAGAATGGTGCTTGAAAAAGGGATTACGCTGATCGGCAGCAGCCGCAGCGGACGCGAGGATTTTGCCCGTACTGTGGACTTTTTAGCTCAATACCCTGAAGTCGTTGATTATTTAGAAACCTTAGTAGGCGGACGTTTCCCGGTACGCAGTATTGAGGAAATTACGAACGCGTTTGAAGCAGATTTGACTTCATCTTGGGGAAAAACTGTTATCGAATGGGACATTTAA
- a CDS encoding CDP-glycerol--glycerophosphate glycerophosphotransferase, protein MKSWIALFYYLFIKTIGTLLFWVKPGNEVTLLVSFPDNARAILKEYQKGHYSFPIHVLLTQHAKSLEKEFPSLTASVINEKHPLHICKAVFSMLSSKAVIVDNYFVLTTVLASRPEIECIQVWHANGAFKRFGLKDVNTQNRSRADVSRFRKVYASFDRIVVGSEHMAGIFKEFFDIKGDPFLRFGVPLTDAYYEARENRIDLKNKYHLPADQKIMLYAPTFRDHQFESFSLPFSEKQLEHDLKGEYVLAVKLHPVMKHSAELPEDSAWIKDVSDLPLADLLKMGDLLISDYSSVPFEFALLDKPILFYAYDMEAYNRTRGLIRNYKEVIPGVPCRDSKMLLDQLKDMDKLQSEVERFSREWNRYSIGNASKQLLSYINEKLS, encoded by the coding sequence TTGAAATCCTGGATTGCATTATTTTATTATTTGTTCATCAAAACCATTGGCACATTGCTGTTTTGGGTCAAACCGGGCAATGAAGTGACGCTTCTGGTTTCCTTTCCTGATAATGCCCGTGCAATCTTAAAGGAATACCAGAAGGGACACTATTCATTTCCCATTCATGTGCTGCTTACCCAGCATGCCAAGTCACTGGAAAAAGAATTTCCTTCTCTTACTGCTTCCGTTATTAACGAAAAACACCCGCTTCATATTTGTAAAGCGGTCTTTTCTATGCTGAGCAGTAAGGCTGTGATCGTTGACAACTATTTTGTTTTGACAACTGTTTTGGCCAGCAGGCCTGAGATTGAGTGTATCCAAGTTTGGCATGCAAACGGGGCGTTTAAGCGATTTGGGTTAAAGGATGTCAACACACAGAACCGTTCGCGGGCTGATGTAAGCCGTTTTCGCAAAGTGTATGCTTCATTTGACCGAATTGTTGTCGGTTCTGAACATATGGCTGGCATATTCAAGGAGTTTTTCGACATAAAAGGTGACCCATTTCTTCGGTTCGGTGTGCCTTTAACCGATGCTTACTATGAGGCACGGGAAAACAGGATTGATCTTAAGAACAAATATCATCTGCCGGCAGACCAAAAAATCATGCTGTATGCGCCGACTTTTAGGGACCATCAGTTCGAAAGCTTTTCCCTGCCGTTTTCAGAAAAGCAGCTGGAGCATGACTTAAAAGGAGAATATGTACTTGCGGTAAAACTCCATCCTGTGATGAAGCATTCTGCTGAATTACCTGAAGATAGCGCGTGGATAAAAGATGTGTCAGATCTCCCTCTTGCAGACCTTTTGAAAATGGGTGATCTGTTAATATCAGATTATTCTTCAGTCCCATTTGAATTCGCGCTCTTGGACAAACCCATTTTGTTTTATGCGTATGATATGGAGGCTTATAACAGAACCCGCGGTTTAATACGGAATTATAAAGAAGTGATTCCCGGGGTTCCTTGCCGTGATTCAAAAATGCTCTTGGACCAGCTGAAAGATATGGACAAGCTCCAATCAGAAGTGGAGCGCTTTTCACGTGAATGGAATCGGTACTCGATAGGGAATGCCAGTAAGCAGCTTTTAAGCTATATAAATGAGAAATTAAGCTGA
- a CDS encoding CDP-glycerol glycerophosphotransferase family protein, giving the protein MKLARKIKNRLFRSKKRTKTEDTAFSVHSTDNRVFSLFDKTKRIEENQQVPVRKISEFSWNGSILKIAGYMYIKGLPLQKEDQVRKRLLLVHNGVLFTAVSLRDIRVDQLSIDTSNVPGAYKWAGFSQQINFSKLMNDKPLPQGEYKLFLEIEAVDDQNVKHQEVHTVGNVSNFLSNDVYATKMEFHSAKKLMKFNLIVNYDEGEKTINLSCNKLQEIDPSLLELDTGREANRFLRKLNTSLFHFAYDVFRLLPIKSNKIVFASDSRLDLTGNFEFVYEELLKREENFDFKFFLKSSIRDRKSLSELMSMAYHFATSKIIFIDDFYPIIYPLKIRKNADLVQLWHAVGAFKTFGYSRIGLPGGPSPHSKNHRNYTKVIVSSENIRKHYAEGFGVDIENVIATGVPRTDFFFDEAKKAFVKERLYTEYPFLKDKKVILFAPTFRGNGQQSAHYPFEVLDFDRLYHELKDEYIFLFKIHPFVRNDANIPYQYSDFFYDFSSFREINELLLVTDVLITDYSSVCFEYALLNKPMIFFSYDVDDYIRKRDFYYDYFDFIPGPLAKTSDQMISIIKEEKYNFEQIDSFVHYFFDDLDGKASERVIDQIVFPQEEEPLEDKVLKR; this is encoded by the coding sequence GTGAAGCTGGCCAGAAAGATTAAGAACAGACTTTTCAGATCAAAAAAGAGAACGAAAACAGAAGATACAGCTTTCAGTGTCCATTCGACAGATAACAGGGTTTTTTCTCTTTTCGATAAAACCAAGCGAATTGAAGAAAACCAGCAAGTCCCTGTCAGAAAAATTTCTGAGTTTTCTTGGAATGGATCCATTCTTAAAATTGCGGGTTATATGTACATCAAGGGCCTGCCTCTTCAAAAAGAAGATCAGGTACGAAAACGTTTATTATTGGTGCACAACGGTGTTTTATTTACAGCTGTTTCGCTGCGGGATATTCGGGTAGATCAGCTGTCAATCGATACTTCTAATGTGCCTGGAGCTTATAAGTGGGCAGGATTTTCACAGCAGATTAACTTTTCTAAGCTGATGAATGACAAACCGCTTCCGCAGGGCGAATATAAGCTGTTTCTAGAAATTGAAGCTGTAGATGACCAGAATGTCAAACACCAGGAAGTGCATACGGTCGGAAACGTCAGCAATTTCCTCTCTAATGATGTCTATGCCACAAAAATGGAGTTTCATTCTGCTAAAAAGCTAATGAAGTTCAATTTAATTGTGAACTATGATGAGGGCGAAAAGACGATTAACCTGTCTTGCAACAAATTGCAGGAAATTGATCCAAGCCTTTTGGAACTGGACACCGGAAGAGAAGCGAACCGCTTTTTGCGCAAGCTGAATACGAGCTTATTTCATTTTGCTTATGATGTGTTCCGCCTGCTGCCGATTAAGTCCAATAAGATCGTCTTTGCTTCTGACAGCCGGCTTGATTTGACAGGCAACTTCGAATTTGTTTATGAAGAACTGCTAAAGCGCGAAGAAAATTTTGATTTCAAATTTTTCTTAAAGAGCAGCATTCGAGACAGAAAAAGCCTATCTGAACTGATGTCTATGGCTTATCATTTTGCGACAAGCAAAATTATTTTTATAGATGATTTTTATCCGATTATTTATCCGCTAAAAATCCGTAAAAATGCGGACCTTGTCCAATTATGGCATGCTGTCGGCGCCTTTAAAACATTCGGCTACAGCCGAATCGGGCTGCCGGGAGGACCGTCGCCGCATTCGAAAAACCATAGAAACTACACCAAGGTGATTGTCAGCTCTGAGAATATACGAAAACATTATGCAGAGGGCTTCGGCGTAGATATAGAGAACGTCATCGCTACCGGCGTGCCGCGAACAGACTTTTTCTTTGATGAAGCGAAGAAGGCATTTGTAAAAGAACGTCTTTATACGGAATATCCATTTCTGAAGGACAAGAAGGTCATTCTTTTTGCACCAACCTTCCGCGGAAACGGTCAGCAATCCGCTCATTATCCTTTTGAAGTGCTTGATTTTGACCGTCTGTATCATGAGTTAAAGGATGAGTATATCTTCTTATTTAAGATTCATCCATTCGTTCGAAACGATGCCAATATTCCTTATCAGTACAGCGATTTCTTTTATGATTTCTCTTCGTTTAGGGAAATCAATGAGCTATTGCTAGTAACAGATGTTCTAATTACGGATTACTCTTCTGTGTGCTTTGAGTATGCGTTATTAAATAAACCGATGATTTTCTTCAGCTATGATGTAGATGACTATATTCGCAAACGTGATTTCTATTACGATTACTTTGACTTTATTCCTGGCCCGCTTGCGAAAACGTCTGATCAAATGATTTCGATCATTAAGGAAGAGAAGTATAACTTTGAGCAAATTGATTCATTTGTTCATTATTTCTTCGACGATCTTGACGGAAAAGCAAGTGAACGTGTGATCGATCAAATTGTCTTTCCTCAGGAAGAGGAGCCATTAGAAGATAAAGTCCTTAAAAGATAA
- a CDS encoding N-acetylglucosaminidase — translation MKKRLIAPMLLSAASLAFFAISGSAAQAAAYTDYSIYEIEPSKTFSTESQAAQAVAMLKKDTGWDASYQASGTTTTYQISAPGIHSEAEAKAILSGLTKQTAITGTTSPVGSKQPYVTITSGAMSDEKQANTLLAKLKQETGVAGAVKASGTAQSYVNVITSEIPEETKVKALVQSLAKQTGIKSSYQPVSHTVSVTTIQSGAIVGDSKAEQIKNAFQKESGLKASLEETVKGQAYYTFTTAAVSGEANAKNLLTQLKQTTGITGSYKPTNQKTTAETYNVQSAYFKGLNTVKDAISQIKKNTGVSGSYQKVGKSTSYVVNMKGLTKQQLQKVNTFFKKKKWSYTSSSIKKTTTSTAYQITTAKILGEQQANKAAAFFSQKKVKAAKKATGTTAENQYQLISEETSDQAKVTKGLNMLKKNQLSASAKSVKKQIANTFTITTEALLDAKKVNQALTFFQSNHISASSQKNGQTTASSYQIITEAIISQEDIDRVLALFNQNNAAGTTAKTGETAYTQYKIVTAQISSKTALNNGITYLKAQSLSPSYTTKSNTIYNISLNKQFTGNNEAAAAATKLKQLYGWASSIVKIKNGPQIMKTNYNLSLGEMVQKQMTVSPQTDGAAYISLTYIHTATSTVTADVLNIRSTPEVIPTNVIGQFKKGDKVKIIGQINGWAKINLGWRNASSDEVVQYVDPNNFSRDSKYYFQFLKLSQTAGLSITEVNQKVLAGKGILTGKAKAFIDAAKQYGINELYLISHALLETGNGTSELANGLTYNGKTVYNMYGIGAYDRNPNYYGAKYAYEQGWFTPEAAIIGGAKFIGSSYIHNTAYNQDTLYKMRWSATATHQYATDIGWAYKQVNRMYSLYSLLDGYTLYYDVPEYQ, via the coding sequence ATGAAAAAGAGATTAATCGCACCGATGCTTCTGTCCGCCGCGTCCCTTGCCTTTTTTGCCATATCCGGTTCTGCCGCACAGGCTGCAGCCTATACCGACTACTCGATATATGAGATAGAGCCTAGTAAAACGTTCAGTACAGAAAGCCAAGCCGCACAGGCTGTCGCCATGCTGAAAAAAGATACTGGCTGGGATGCTTCTTATCAGGCTTCAGGCACAACAACGACGTACCAAATTTCCGCTCCTGGCATACATAGCGAAGCAGAGGCGAAAGCCATCCTAAGCGGGCTCACCAAACAGACAGCGATTACAGGCACGACTAGCCCTGTCGGAAGCAAGCAGCCGTATGTCACCATCACCTCAGGCGCCATGTCGGATGAAAAGCAGGCAAACACATTGCTTGCCAAGCTTAAACAAGAAACGGGAGTGGCTGGCGCTGTAAAAGCGTCCGGAACAGCCCAGTCCTATGTGAACGTTATCACATCAGAAATCCCTGAAGAGACAAAAGTGAAGGCGCTTGTCCAGAGTCTGGCTAAGCAAACGGGAATTAAAAGCTCGTATCAGCCCGTCTCACATACGGTTTCTGTGACAACCATTCAGTCAGGCGCAATCGTAGGAGACAGCAAAGCAGAGCAGATCAAAAATGCCTTCCAAAAGGAATCGGGGCTTAAGGCTTCATTAGAAGAAACGGTGAAAGGACAAGCTTATTATACATTCACTACAGCCGCCGTATCAGGTGAAGCGAATGCCAAGAATCTATTAACTCAATTGAAACAAACCACGGGTATTACAGGAAGCTACAAGCCAACCAATCAAAAAACAACTGCTGAGACATACAATGTCCAATCAGCTTATTTCAAAGGGCTGAATACAGTCAAGGACGCCATTAGCCAAATCAAGAAAAACACCGGCGTATCCGGCAGCTATCAAAAGGTTGGCAAAAGCACATCATATGTTGTGAATATGAAGGGTTTAACGAAACAGCAGCTGCAAAAAGTGAACACTTTCTTTAAAAAGAAAAAATGGAGCTATACGTCATCCAGCATCAAAAAAACGACAACATCTACAGCCTATCAAATAACGACGGCAAAAATTTTAGGCGAGCAGCAAGCAAACAAAGCCGCAGCCTTCTTTTCTCAGAAAAAAGTAAAGGCAGCGAAAAAAGCAACTGGAACAACTGCGGAAAACCAATATCAGCTTATTTCAGAAGAAACATCAGATCAAGCAAAAGTGACAAAGGGCTTGAACATGTTAAAGAAAAATCAGCTGAGCGCTTCCGCAAAGTCAGTCAAAAAACAAATCGCAAACACGTTTACAATTACAACTGAAGCTCTGCTTGATGCTAAGAAAGTCAATCAGGCACTCACATTTTTTCAATCTAATCACATATCAGCATCTAGCCAAAAAAACGGTCAGACCACAGCGAGCAGCTATCAAATTATAACTGAAGCCATCATCAGCCAAGAAGACATTGACCGCGTTTTAGCGCTATTCAACCAAAACAATGCCGCCGGCACAACAGCAAAAACAGGCGAGACGGCATATACACAATACAAAATCGTAACAGCCCAGATCAGCAGCAAAACAGCATTGAATAATGGGATAACCTATCTGAAAGCCCAAAGCTTAAGCCCAAGTTACACAACCAAAAGCAATACGATTTATAACATCAGCTTAAACAAACAGTTCACAGGCAATAATGAAGCTGCTGCGGCAGCAACGAAGCTAAAACAATTATACGGATGGGCATCATCTATCGTAAAAATTAAAAACGGGCCGCAAATTATGAAAACAAATTACAATCTCTCGCTGGGTGAGATGGTCCAAAAACAAATGACAGTGAGCCCGCAAACAGATGGAGCCGCTTATATATCACTCACTTATATTCATACAGCAACATCAACGGTCACAGCTGATGTTCTGAATATCAGGTCAACGCCGGAAGTCATCCCGACGAACGTGATCGGCCAATTTAAAAAAGGCGATAAGGTAAAAATCATCGGCCAGATCAACGGCTGGGCCAAAATCAATTTGGGCTGGCGAAACGCAAGCAGTGATGAAGTGGTTCAATATGTAGATCCGAATAACTTTTCCAGAGACAGTAAATACTACTTCCAATTTCTCAAGCTGTCACAGACAGCCGGACTCAGCATCACTGAAGTCAATCAGAAAGTGCTTGCGGGTAAAGGCATTCTGACAGGGAAAGCAAAGGCATTTATCGATGCCGCCAAACAATACGGCATCAACGAGCTATATTTAATCTCACACGCTCTCCTCGAAACAGGAAACGGAACATCCGAATTAGCCAATGGATTAACCTATAACGGAAAAACCGTATATAACATGTACGGAATAGGCGCATACGACAGAAACCCGAATTACTATGGCGCCAAATATGCGTACGAGCAAGGCTGGTTCACACCAGAAGCAGCCATTATCGGCGGGGCCAAATTTATAGGCTCTTCGTATATACACAACACAGCCTACAATCAGGACACACTATACAAAATGAGATGGTCAGCCACTGCGACACACCAATACGCAACAGACATCGGCTGGGCGTACAAACAAGTAAACCGCATGTACAGCCTGTATTCATTGCTGGACGGTTATACGCTTTACTATGATGTTCCGGAGTATCAATAA
- a CDS encoding CDP-glycerol glycerophosphotransferase family protein, translating to MKTFLTRIVKGVFGTAYKLLSALLPVQHNKVVIASYREDHLGDNFKGVYEKLKQDPSLRIVLLFRKMDKGLIGRAAYLLHLFSSLYHLATCRVLLLDDYYFPLYVVPKRKETVAIQLWHACGAFKKFGYSIVDKPFGPSSDYLKIVPVHSNYDYAVVSAPAAVPHFAEAFQMEQKQILPLGIPRTDYFYHQEHIRHVLDEFHQVYPELKHKKKLLYAPTFRGSGHHQEGDATPLDLLQLKSALNHKDYVVMLHLHPYMRNQARTEEDDFVLDLTDSYSLYDLMAISDGLITDYSSVIFEYSLLKRPMYFYCPDLEDYLEERDFYYPFESFVPGPISKDVPSLVHDIESDHEADTKRIEDFSKTFITHQDGKSSERVADFISSFLTSGAD from the coding sequence GTGAAGACATTCCTTACACGAATTGTAAAAGGAGTATTCGGCACTGCTTATAAACTATTGAGCGCCTTATTACCAGTACAGCACAATAAAGTTGTGATCGCTTCCTATCGTGAGGATCATTTAGGTGATAATTTTAAAGGTGTGTATGAAAAGCTGAAGCAAGATCCGTCTCTTCGCATCGTCCTGCTTTTCCGCAAGATGGATAAGGGGCTGATTGGACGAGCTGCATATTTGCTTCACCTTTTCAGCTCTTTATATCACCTTGCCACATGCCGTGTGCTTTTGTTAGATGATTATTATTTTCCTTTGTATGTTGTGCCAAAACGAAAGGAAACGGTCGCCATCCAGCTTTGGCATGCTTGCGGCGCGTTTAAAAAATTCGGCTACAGCATTGTGGACAAGCCGTTCGGCCCTTCTTCTGATTATCTGAAGATTGTTCCCGTGCATTCTAACTATGATTATGCCGTTGTCAGTGCACCAGCTGCCGTGCCGCACTTTGCCGAAGCCTTTCAAATGGAGCAAAAGCAGATTTTGCCGCTGGGCATTCCAAGGACGGATTATTTTTATCATCAGGAACATATTCGCCATGTACTGGATGAGTTTCATCAGGTTTATCCAGAACTTAAACATAAGAAAAAGCTTTTGTATGCTCCTACTTTTAGAGGCAGCGGACATCATCAAGAGGGTGACGCTACCCCGCTTGATCTGCTACAATTAAAATCGGCGCTAAACCATAAAGATTATGTCGTGATGCTCCATCTTCATCCGTATATGCGCAATCAAGCGCGCACGGAAGAGGATGATTTTGTGCTGGATTTAACCGATTCGTACTCTTTGTACGATTTGATGGCAATCTCCGATGGGCTGATAACCGATTATTCTTCAGTCATTTTCGAATACAGCCTGCTGAAACGTCCAATGTATTTTTACTGCCCGGATTTAGAAGACTACTTGGAAGAACGTGATTTCTACTATCCTTTTGAATCGTTTGTACCCGGGCCGATCTCGAAAGACGTTCCATCGCTTGTGCATGATATCGAGAGTGATCATGAGGCTGATACAAAACGGATTGAAGATTTTTCAAAGACATTTATCACCCATCAAGACGGCAAATCTTCAGAACGGGTAGCCGATTTTATTTCATCATTTTTAACATCTGGTGCCGATTAG
- the tagD gene encoding glycerol-3-phosphate cytidylyltransferase yields the protein MKKVITYGTFDLFHYGHMKLLERARDLGDYLIVGLSTDEFNLQKQKKSHHSYEHRKFILETIEFVNEVIPEKNWEQKISDIQKYGIDIFVIGDDWEGKFDFLKEYCEVVYLPRTEGISTTQIKKDMASL from the coding sequence ATGAAGAAAGTGATAACGTACGGAACATTTGATTTATTTCACTACGGACATATGAAGCTGCTGGAAAGAGCAAGAGATCTGGGTGACTATTTAATTGTAGGATTATCTACAGATGAATTTAATCTTCAAAAACAAAAAAAATCGCATCATTCATATGAACATCGAAAATTCATTTTAGAAACGATCGAATTTGTTAATGAAGTCATTCCCGAAAAAAACTGGGAACAAAAAATCTCAGATATTCAAAAATACGGAATCGACATATTTGTCATCGGCGATGACTGGGAAGGGAAGTTTGATTTCTTAAAGGAATATTGTGAGGTCGTTTACCTTCCAAGAACAGAAGGCATTTCAACTACCCAGATCAAAAAAGACATGGCTAGTTTATAG
- a CDS encoding IspD/TarI family cytidylyltransferase codes for MIYAEILAGGKGSRMGNVNMPKQFLPLNKRPIIIHTVEKFLLNDRFDKILIVSPKEWINHTKDILKKFIGHNDRLVVVEGGSDRNESIMSGIRYIEKEFGIQDDDVIITHDSVRPFLTHRIIDENIDAVLQYGAVDTVISAIDTIIASEDQEFISDIPVRDNMYQGQTPQSFRISTLVELYNKLSDEQKAVLTDACKICSLAGEKVKLVRGEVFNIKVTTPYDLKVANAILQERISQ; via the coding sequence ATGATTTATGCTGAGATTTTAGCCGGTGGAAAAGGTTCCCGCATGGGGAACGTCAATATGCCAAAACAGTTTTTGCCGTTAAATAAGCGCCCTATTATCATTCACACGGTGGAAAAATTCTTATTAAATGACCGGTTCGATAAGATTTTAATCGTTTCACCTAAAGAGTGGATTAACCATACAAAAGACATTTTAAAGAAATTCATCGGCCATAATGATCGCCTGGTTGTCGTTGAAGGGGGCAGTGACCGAAATGAATCTATTATGAGCGGCATCCGCTATATCGAAAAAGAATTCGGCATTCAGGATGATGACGTGATCATCACTCATGATTCTGTGCGCCCATTTCTGACTCATCGCATTATTGACGAAAACATTGATGCGGTTCTTCAATACGGCGCGGTCGATACTGTGATCTCAGCCATTGATACGATTATTGCTTCAGAAGACCAGGAATTCATTTCTGATATCCCTGTCCGCGATAACATGTACCAAGGGCAAACACCTCAAAGCTTTCGGATCAGCACATTGGTTGAGCTTTATAACAAGCTGTCCGATGAACAAAAAGCTGTCTTAACCGATGCTTGCAAGATCTGTTCGTTAGCAGGTGAAAAAGTGAAGCTGGTCCGCGGTGAAGTCTTTAATATTAAAGTAACGACACCATATGACTTAAAGGTGGCTAATGCCATTTTACAGGAGCGAATTTCACAATGA
- a CDS encoding WecB/TagA/CpsF family glycosyltransferase → MQTKPINQLDFVDGELTSFVSHLETSYLDQNRGAFIVTANPEIGFEAMQNPRYEAVLSSADFILPDGIGVVMVSKLIGKPLQSRIAGYDLFTSLLDKANQKKKRVFFYGAAKHVIEQTIERVERDYPGIEIAGYSDGYVKDQREVADQIAAANPDMVFVALGYPNQEFFIHQYRHLFPQAVAAGLGGSFDVFSGNVKRAPSFFIRFHLEWMYRLITNPARWRRMLSIPKYVTATLKHERAAAKPQYTGQVKDQSRHL, encoded by the coding sequence ATGCAAACAAAACCCATTAATCAATTAGATTTTGTAGACGGTGAACTAACTTCATTTGTATCACATTTAGAAACGTCATACTTGGACCAGAATAGAGGTGCGTTCATCGTAACAGCGAATCCTGAAATCGGATTTGAAGCGATGCAGAATCCGCGTTATGAAGCGGTTCTTTCGTCTGCTGATTTTATTTTGCCGGATGGCATTGGTGTTGTAATGGTTTCGAAGTTAATCGGGAAGCCGCTTCAATCCAGAATTGCCGGTTATGATTTGTTTACGTCGCTGTTGGATAAAGCTAATCAAAAGAAAAAGCGCGTTTTCTTTTACGGTGCTGCTAAACATGTCATTGAACAGACAATTGAGCGCGTTGAACGTGATTATCCAGGGATTGAAATTGCCGGATACTCTGACGGCTATGTGAAGGATCAACGTGAGGTGGCGGACCAGATTGCGGCCGCAAATCCAGATATGGTATTTGTCGCGTTAGGTTATCCTAATCAGGAGTTCTTTATCCATCAATACCGCCATTTATTCCCTCAGGCTGTTGCTGCAGGGCTGGGCGGAAGCTTTGATGTGTTCAGCGGCAATGTCAAAAGAGCGCCGTCATTTTTTATCCGTTTTCATCTTGAATGGATGTACAGGCTGATCACCAATCCTGCGCGCTGGAGAAGAATGCTGAGCATTCCTAAGTATGTTACAGCCACGCTGAAGCATGAACGAGCTGCAGCAAAGCCGCAATATACGGGGCAGGTCAAAGATCAATCACGCCATCTGTAA